Part of the Nicotiana sylvestris chromosome 2, ASM39365v2, whole genome shotgun sequence genome, AGTGATGCTAAGGagatgactattggtgatgacggtgtGTTATGACTTCAGAAtggagtttgtatgcctaatgccGATGGCTTGAGAGAGATAATTCTTAAGGAGgctcatagtttgcggtattccattcatccatgtgctacgaagatgtatcgtgacttgaagCAACATTACTAGTGGAGGAGGATGGTGAAGGATGTTGTTGGTCATGTttctaggtgtttgaattgccaacaGGTCAAGTATAAGCATCAGAAACTAGGTAATTTGCTTTAGAAGATTGATATATCGGAGTGGAAATAAGAGcacattactatggattttgAGGTAGGATTGCCATAGGCCTTGAGAAATTTGATGCCATTTAGCTCATCAGATAGATAAGCAATCTGAGTGGACCATTCAGAACTTGGAGGATATGTTTAGGGCATGCactattgattttggaggttagTGGGACCGATTTCCActattggcagagtttgcctataataaaactaccagttgagtattcagatggctccatatgaggccttatatgggaggcaatGTCGTTTTTtgattggttggtttgagcctggaGAGGCTTTGTTACCAAGCACAAACTTAGTTCTTGAtgtttggagaaggtgaagttgaTTTAGGAGAGTCTTCGCACCAtgcagtccaggcaaaagagttacacATATCAAAAGGTCATGACATAGCTTACATGGATTGTGAGAAGGTCCTTCTTATAATTTTGCCCATGATGGATGTGATGAGGTatgggaagaagggtaagttgAGCCTAGGGTTTAATGGTTCTTTTGAGGTATTAGAGAGAGTTGGCAAGGTTGCTGATAGACTTGCTTTACCTCTTATTCTTTCGCGAGTTCATCCGGTGTTCCATGTTTCTATACTTTGAAAGTATCATGAAGATAAGTCCCATGTTTAGGACTTCAACACAGTACTGTTGGATGGGAATCTGGCTTATGAGGAAGAGCCGATGGCCATTTTGGATCGGCAGGTCCGAAAGCTCAGGTCTAATGATtctgcatcagtaaaggttcagtagaGAGGTCATCTAGCCGAGGAGATGACTTGGGAGACCAAGCATGATATGTAGAGCAGGTATCCCCACCTTTTTGGCACTTCAAATATGAATCTAAACTTGTTCGATTACAAACATTTGTTTAATAGGGGAGAATGTAACCATTGGGCCGACCGTTTTGTGTATTTGAGCCCCGTCTTCCCATTTGATGACTCTTGTATGCTTAGTTGTTGTTTTATGACTTTCGAGCACGAGAAGTTTGGTTTCGAGaaggttttggagtgaattggaACAATTAGTTCCCttgttggaagcttaagttataAAGGTTgatcaaggtttgacttttgtgtaaccGGTCTAGAATTcgtattttgatggttccaataggttcttatggtgattttggattaTGCGTATGCCCGAATTCTATaatgacccggctggtcgtttcatgagttacaacccttttttcccccatttctgcttctttatgtgttgttcaccGGTATTTCATCATATCATGTTGGTTGGTTCAGGTTCGGAATGGTCTAGGAGtagaatgagacacttagtctcttatttagaagattaagttggaaaagtcaattggatgttgacttatgtgtagaagatctcagatgtgaattctgatggttcgagtagctccgttaggtgattttggacttaggagtgtgttcgaaatgtaatttggaggtccgtggtagaactaggcttgaattggcgaaattggaaatttggcatttttcagtagacagtgaaaatcttgatatcgaggtcggaatggaatttcaaaggagtaggtccgttgtgtcatttgtgacatgtgtgaaaaatttcaggtcattcagatgaggtttggtaggttttggcatcgtttgcAGAATTCGGAAGtatggaaatccttaggcttgaatccgagggtgatttggtattttgatgttgttttgagtgttccgaaggttggaataagtttgaatggtaatatgtgacttgtttgtatgtttggatgaggtcccgagggcctcaggttgATTTCGGGAGGTTGACGGATCAAGGATGGGATTTGAGGAAGTGCTGAAGATTTCCTtcagctgtcataaccgcatctgcagagtggggaccacaggtgcgaggtCCGCAAAAGCGAGGGAGCAGCTGCAGAAGCGGCCAAGGCCAAGGAAGCAAGAACCGCATATTCCCACATGGGACAGCACCTGCGAGATCGCAGATGCGGGATattgaccgcagaagcagttttCGAgggttaagtgaaaaccgcacctgcgatggattttCCGCAAGTGCAGCATCGCAGAAATGACTTATGGACCACATATGCGAAAgttctgggcagaaggtatataagGTGGACTTCAAAAAATTTCAGttcattttccaccatttttagtcGGCATTGGAGCTTTTGAGAGCGATTTTGAGGAGGAATTCAGGGGTTTATCAGCAAGGTGAGTGGCTTGAGCCCTATTACTTGTTTATGTGATGATTTACCGTTGATTAATCATGAAATATGTAGGAATTAGGGATGAAATTAAGGGGGATTacggcttgaaattggagagtttaatttgaagatttgagggaccatttgaggttggattttgatggttatggtatgtatagacttgtgagTGAAAGaagtttctagttttgtgatttttgtcggattccgagacatgagCCCGGAGGGGGGAGGGAGGGTTGGGTGAATTTCGAGATTTTGGTATAAATTGATAGTTTTTCGTTTGGAATTGATCCCTTGGCCTATATTGATCACGTTGTATTGCTTTTGGTTAGTCGAGACGTTTGGAAGCCGATTCCAAAGGCAAGGGCATCGCAGAGTAGGGATTTgaccagttcgaggtaagtaatgattgtaaatcttgtcctgagggtatgaaacctcggatttcacatcgtttcactattttgaggtgacgcacatgctagatgacgattGTGtggcatgcaccgttggggattgtgacttggtccaccccgtagcaactattaagttgcgtatttgactggaaactatatgatacttttgtgttttagaaagaatttctataatttgggttgaatgccatattgggccttgtgccaagctgtttggacccttagtggccttttcttattatttcctcattgttttgacttaagatctgtactcaatcatgctatgTTTTACTGATTCCATAACTTAGTCTTACTTACTCcatttgatgcataaaatgatattttgggctgagcaccctgttttactgatagccctagtggtttgagaggtttctgattgagtgaggccgatggcctatgttgtgaggatattatgggatcgggctgcgtgccacaacatgttgttactgatttataatatatgagaggccgagggcctgattgattatgccacgagatggcttgttatagcgcttgggctgtaggagcccctccgaagtctgtatacccccagtgagcgcgggtaccctgagtgagtgatatgatgttgcccgaggggctgttcttgattcatgttgtgcccgagaggctgataaCAAATATTGTGAGGTTGCCTGAGGGGTTGATTCTACGTGATGTTATGCCCTAGCGGCtgtttatgatacatgttttgcccgtTGGGCTAATTGTGATTTTTGTCACTTTTACTCTAAATTTTATTGAACTTCTGTTGTTGAAAAATATCTTCAAGTgattttttatcaaaattggATTTCTAAACGAGATGAGTTGACTTATACACCAATTTGAAAGCATGCTGAacttactgagatttcatgacgTGGATTTATGTGTTTCTTACTGCTTAgtttttatttacatttattacttactgagttggcgtactcacattactccctgcaccttgtgtgcaaatccaggggTTGCTGGACGTGATAGCGAGAGCTGATTCTTTCATCCGTCGCAGATATTCAGAGtcagcaaggtagctgcatggcgatcAGAGCCTttctcttctccctcttatcttccttagacTATATTAGTGTTTTTCGGACTGTAATAGTCTTAGTTATTATCGGATAGTCCTTAgcagatgctcgtgacttgtgacaccccgatgtcgggcttttgttttctttccgTACTTTGTTATTCAGACTTATGCTATGAAGTTTTGTTATTTAATACCTTAAAACATCTTTATTATGAAATGTTGAATTGTTGGGATTGCATCGGCtagcctagttccatgataggcgccatcacgaccgggttagtTTTGGGGTCGTGCCAGATTCGTATTTGGAGGTTCCTAAAGTAATTTGGCCCTATTTGTGTAGAACTTacaatttgaaggtttagaaattTCATGCATTTGACCATGAGTTGACTTTAAGGCTATCAGGTTTGGATTGTTTTTCTGAGATTTTGAATAggtccattatgtcatttggaacttgtgtgcaaTGTTTTGTCTCATTCCGAGTTTGTTTGGTATGAAGCAGATGTTTGGTTGTTAATATTTGAAGTTTTTGAACTTGGAGGCTTGCATGATGTGTTTGATTCTTGGTGATGGAtgttattttgaaattttgaGCTTCTGAGCAAGTTTGTATAAGGTTTATATACTAGTATGGATATTTTATGTGGCAcccaaggggctcgggtgagttttgaaatGGTTTTGCAAAGGTTCACATTTTGCTGGTACTGCAGACCTCACAATTGCGAAGGCTGCAATTGTCATGCCTTGATAGCATTTGCGATGGGTGCCTGAGAAGGcaaacttcgcatttgcaaagctgGTATCGCAATTTCAATGTTTGCAATTGTGAAGGGCAGTTTGTATTTGCAACACTTGGCCACATTTGCGATCTTCCTGGATGTAGTTGCATTGACTGAAGCTTTGGGAGACCGTTCTCTTTTGCGAGCCagtactcgcatttgcgaggcccGTAATTGCGAATCCCTGATCGCATTTGTTACTTCTGCAACTAATTATATTTTGGGGAACTTCAGAATTTAGACCCATtaatgtcatgccccaaacctggggaagCGAGACTGGCATCCGGTGCTTCATTGGACCGAGCATACCAACTTGAGACTGAGGGACTCTGAATATACAATGTGATACTTTGGCCGGCAAGGCCACAAGGCAAGAAATTTGTGAAGCAGAATCGAAAGCTGAGCAGAGATTAACTCCAACTGAATATTTGTATAAAGCTGGGCCAACAATGTCACAATTTAAACTGATGGGCCATGACGAGTGACTGAGTCCTACCCGTTGAACTCCCCTAAGCATGCGCCTAAGATAAAAACATGAATTAAGTGTAGGTCATGGATAACATCAGTTAATAAACTGCTGAATCATGTGAATAGCATACATGCGGAAAACatgtccaaaagacatatatacatatacatgagAAATACGGTAGGGCAAGCCGAagaggctgctatagacaactataaatcaaattaaaagcCGACAAGctcacatactatccaactatacatgactgtctatagacctctaatagaGTATACAACTGTATAAAGGATGGGGCTGGGCCTCGTTGTACCCATATCTACATGCAAAAATAGCGTACCAAAACTAATAACAGCTCCAAATCAAGTGGAGCACACGAAGTCTTGCTGAGCAAGGATCCTAAGATGGGGGACAATCAGCCTGTCTACCTACACCTGTTGGCATGAAATGCATGCCCGGGAAATAagggcatcagtacgaataatgtactgaatatataaggcatgaaaatcagtacataaaagacataaaGGGAACGTGGAGTAAAGACTTCCACATGTAAATCCAAATAACTTTGTGaatcctgaaacatttataatgtcatgcatatacgtataaATATCGTATCAttcataggtataggtgtacataacatcatcaagcctctgaaggcatcccatcaCATAATCTCGGCCTCTTTAGGTGAAACCATCAACGTATAccggctgatcaggtggtggtgcgtatataatgccataaccttttcccatatcccataacaccatctggtcatgggtcaatgtacatgtataaatgaatgaaatgtatAAGAAGTACGTTAATAATATTTCTTAgaatgtcataagatcaatatgccttcagataaactttatcaactacgtatttttctgagacccatgaatagaagatataataagacaaatgggaaatcaagaacataggcacccctagtgcttctatgaatagagttatttatgaaaattgcgcatttgctcatttcgtttgtatcatatggatcatgacaaaagaaaagaggggatagccttaacatctcgtgccgattctcttgacaatccctctaacacacgtcaattgtgACAAAACACGTAATAGTGGATCGatgtagggaaaaatccgtatgatattcttgagaaagattgtactgtGCTCTTTTAGAATTGCATCTCACGCTGCTATTACATGAAATAATCTTGTATGAATTTGTTGAAGCTCCCCTTCATTCCATTGTAGAGATGCAATCATCTCTCTTAAGTGATTTAGAGAGGTTTTTAATCTTAGTTGGTGTAGACCCCACTTATATGATGACTTGGCCACAAATTTCTTTAAATGTGCCCTTGCTACATGGATTAAGAGTCATTTATTTATGCTATGATCCATATTTAACTTGCTGCCACTTTGGAGGGGGGGGGGAGGGCTTATCAAGCTTATCCAAATATCTTAATTACttagttaatctcccactaaaaattcataactatccaattatccacataattaagaattatctcaaattacttaaaatacttctcacttttaacataccttatataccttactatcatggtcatgtggtaccttgtatgacactagtccataaacacAAGGTATTATAGTTtggaccatattttatcccaaattgacaaccttaaacgaaattcattttctttgattcgtttTCCCTCTAAccttcatggcacttacttatcgCCTGTTATATATGGCATTAATGCTTATAAactcaaaaataatctcattcccgagtctacgtcgattaacttacggcAAAACTTTAACATACAAAAACGCAaaatgtaacatccttccccccctaaagaaacattcgtcctcgaatgtttaacttcCCAAGATCTATATAAATTTTGGCAGAATCGTCTTTGCAAAAGTACTAATGCCAACTCTTCCTGTAGAAAACTCAATAACTCATTGccacataggaccacaatcatcAAAAAATTATAATAGCCTCACATaaccaatgacaataactaaTACAAGAATCCATACACGCACCTTAAGGCTGTGATATCTCAGTCTAATCCTCCTCTTGGAGATGGAACAAGTGCGGATACCTAGACTTTATGTCTTCTTCGGCTTCCTAAGCCATTTCTTCCATATTAttatttctccaaagtactttcactgaagctacatCTTTAGTCCTTAATCTACGAACCTGTCTATCTAGTATACAAATGGGAGTTTCCTCATATGATAGCTTCTCTATGACCTGAACATCATCAACTGACATGACTCTGGAAAGATCTCCGACACATTTacagagcatagatacatgaaaaactggatgtaCAAACTCCAAGTCAGAaggcaagtctaactcatatgctaTATGGCCTACCTTGAGTAGACCTTATATGGTCCAATAAACCAAGGgttaagttttcctttcttatcGAACCTTATAACGCCTTTCATCagtgatacctttaggaatacccaatcATTAACCTGAAACTCCAAGTCTCGTTGTATATTATCCGCATAAGACTTTCGACGGCTTTGTGCTGCTAATAGACCTTTCATGTATAAGCTTAATCTTCTCGATTGGCTATTGTACCAACTCTAGTCCTATTAACTTAGTTTCCCTATCGTCGAACCATCATATACTGGAATGATAGCTaatattatatgcgaactcaataagcagcAGATGATCATTCCAGCTACCCTagaagtctatcacacaagcccgtaacatatcctccagtgtctgaatagtacactcagcctgtccatctgtctggggatgaaatgccgtactaagacttacctgagtccccaatccttgTTGGAAGGACCACTAGAAATTTGTTGTAAACTAAGcacctctatccgagataatagatatagggacaccatgaagtcgtactatctccttaatataaagccttgcataatcctctataGATTATGTAGTCCTAACGGGCAAAAAATGGGCTAATTTTGTAAGtctgtccacaatcacccatataGAATTGAACTTACGCTGgatacgaggtaagcctacgatgaaatccatattgattacttcccacttccaagtcagaatctctatagcctgcaataatccaccaggTTTTTGacgctcaatcttaacctgctgacagttagggcactgagcaacaaactccgctatatcctttttcattccatcccaccaatatatttccctgatatcatctttgttgctcctggatggatagaataacgagaatagtgagtttctcccataacctgccgacgcaacCCCGCAACATTAGGGACTTATAGTCCTCGATATCTGAGTACCTCATCTTCTGTAATCTCAAATGGTGTCCTCTCCTTTTGAGGGGTTGTATCCCTATAATGggctaacacaggatcctcgtactagcGTTCCTTCActttagttactaaagaggatgttgtcgtgtCTTGAATAGTAATTCCAGTATCACCTAAGTCCAGTAATCGAACTCCAaaactagctagctgatgaatgtCATGGGCTATACCACTCTTCTCTGATGTAAATACGACATGCTATCCATAGATTTACGGCTGAGATCGACTACTACATTCGCCTTTCAttgatggtataaaatatcaatgtcaCAGTCTttcagtagctccaaccatctcttttgtcataaattcaattcctttttcttgaagatatactgaaggctcttatgatccgtgtgaatatcaacatgaatgccatacaaatAGTGCATCCATATAT contains:
- the LOC138886008 gene encoding uncharacterized protein yields the protein MKGLLAAQSRRKSYADNIQRDLEFQVNDWVFLKVSLMKGVIRFDKKGKLNPWFIGPYKVYSRVMSVDDVQVIEKLSYEETPICILDRQVRRLRTKDVASVKVLWRNNNMEEMA